One genomic region from Magallana gigas chromosome 3, xbMagGiga1.1, whole genome shotgun sequence encodes:
- the LOC117692521 gene encoding uncharacterized protein, with protein MDGTPDIYVPKQTKSNDSDEIQHETKRKQCVSSSETQLPSTDSNDHRMSVVIQNPVFDLVNENESNVESIITDCDSPADLEEQLKALQTFDPTFNIFALETGKFSLKYDKSKTTVLLQNMCRLIFKIPRINFTTQVKKETFEKLSRKQKESKGCVIRYRRHDLVGPYYVQCWIHKCLIIILAYGDKSNTSCEALLTWIKSKGKHETADGVSPEGTEPSDTNNKNYKTVFYVESNEEEVKEIPRHVYKKIEARHIQSVCVPLKESETNLFAHFVQYFSKKAKKIGRKRKIFLEMCISVESEEDGISCKTRTALKKAVDPKMFTCLNLSGFGLEDNCHGTLSPIEVESDTDSIEKVAEKVDVLVNSTNTNLDLTKGFVERQIIKLGGKTIQEECKREKKKGKFTYGKVCKTSAGLLHCRKIYHVALYEPWIPACKFSLEILAASVVQCLNEMEKDGYKSIAFPALGTGKLGYPYNPVARTMTNLIHAYGKKNPQTKIERVYFFLYDEEELCRFFNLLRVQQNCTRPLFNRMQIQIVDV; from the exons ATGGACGGGACGCCTGATATCTATGTACCAAAGCAAACT aaAAGCAATGACTCAGATGAAATTCAACACGAGACGAAAAGAAAACAGTGCGTGTCGAGTTCTGAAACACAGTTACCATCTACAGATTCAAATGATCACAGAATGTCAGTTGTCATTCAAAATCCAGTTTTTGATTTAGTGAACGAAAATGAATCGAATGTAGAGAGTATTATTACTGATTGTGACTCACCTGCTGACCTTGAAGAACAACTAAAGGCTTTGCAAACATTTGACCCAACATTCAACATTTTTGCTTTGGAAAccggtaaattttcattaaaatatgacaaaagcAAGACCACAGTCCTTTTGCAGAACATGTGtcgtttaattttcaaaattcctcGAATAAATTTCACTACTCAAGTGAAGAAAGAAACTTTTGAGAAATTGTCAAGAAAACAAAAGGAATCAAAAGGTTGTGTTATTCGATATCGAAGGCACGATCTGGTAGGACCGTACTATGTACAGTGCTGGATTCACAAATGTCTCATCATAATATTGGCGTATGGGGATAAATCAAACACCAGTTGTGAGGCTCTTCTGACATGGATTAAGTCTAAGGGAAAACATGAAACAGCGGATG GAGTTTCACCTGAGGGGACTGAGCCATCGGACACgaacaataaaaattacaaaacagttTTTTATGTTGAATCGAACGAAGAGGAGGTAAAAGAGATTCCTAGAcatgtgtataaaaaaattgaggCCCGACACATTCAAAGTGTATGTGTTCCACTGAAAGAGTCTGAGACAAACCTCTTTGCTCACTTTGTTCAATACTTTTCAAAAAAGGCAAAAAAGATTGGAAGGAAAAGGaaaatttttcttgaaatgtGCATTTCAGTGGAATCGGAAGAGGACGGGATATCTTGTAAAACAAGAACCGCATTAAAAAAGGCTGTTGATCCAAAAATGTTTACGTGTTTGAATCTTTCAGGATTTGGTCTTGAGGATAATTGCCATG GTACACTGTCACCAATTGAAGTTGAATCAGATACAGATTCCATAGAAAAGGTTGCCGAAAAG GTTGATGTTCTGGTTAACTCTACCAACACGAACTTAGATTTGACTAAAGGATTCGTAGAGAGACAAATTATTAAACTTGGCGGAAAAACTATTCAAGAGGAATGTAAAAGAGAGAAGAAGAAAGGCAAATTTACTTATGGAAAGGTTTGCAAAACTTCGGCTGGTCTCCTTCATTGTAGAAAGATATACCATGTAGCACTGTATGAACCATGGATTCCCGCGTGCAAATTTTCATTGGAG ATCTTAGCTGCATCAGTTGTACAGTGTTTGAATGAAATGGAGAAGGATGGTTATAAAAGCATTGCTTTCCCTGCACTTGGAACCGGCAAATTGGGTTATCCATACAACCCGGTGGCCAGAACCATGACCAATTTGATACATGCATACGGGAAGAAAAATCCGCAAACAAAGATTGAGAGGGTCTACTTTTTTCTATACGACGAAGAGGAATTATGCAGATTT tttaatctTTTACGCGTGCAGCAAAATTGCACAAGACCTCTCTTCAATCGGATGCAG ATTCAGATCGTGGACGTTTGA